GTTCAATATTGGATGGCTAAAAATGATGATAGTCAACTTAATCGCTATCTAATTTTAGCTATTTTTGCATCCTTAACAGTTTGGTTTGCTTTAGAAATTAATTTAACCTTAAAAGATACTTGGGGACGGGTTCGCCCTTACGAGCTAAGTTCATCACAAAAGGAATTTACACCTTGGCTTCATCCCAATGGAATTAATGGATACAAGTCCTTTCCTTCTGGACATACGATGGCCGGAACATTGTGTATTGTCTTTTCCTGGTTTGCAACTCAGCCACAATTACGTAAACGTCTTTGGGTCGCCGGAATTGTCTATGGAATTTTACTTGCAATTTCACGTGTAATTATTGGAGCCCATTTTCTTTCAGATGTTACATTTTCATTTTTCCTAACCGCAACAATAATTTTTGTTATGCGTGAATTATATGATCGTCTTTTGAGTGAAGAGTTGAAGATCTAATTTCAGTATTATGAGTATCAAGGTAAAAGGCTATTGCGGGTCAAAAAAAGGAGACTAGTCAAATAATTTGAGCTAATCTCCTTTTTGTTTACGCTAAATAGATTGGTGTATGTCAAGCTTATACTTCCAGTTACTCAGCTAATTTTAGATAGTTTTCAAGATAGTTTGCTAAACCATCTTGTGTGTTGTCAAGTTCAGTTATGTCGTTACTGATTTTTTTAAGTGCATCTGTACCATTTTTCATAACAACACCCCAACCAGCATAATCAATCATCTCATAATCATTATGTTCGTCACCGAATGCAATAATATTTTTGCGGTCAATATTATAATTATTTGCCAGAAGTCTAACCCCTTTTTCTTTTGTAATTCCCTTAGGGGCTAATTCGAGAATAGGATTTTTTCCACCCCAAACACCGATTTCAATGTAATCACCATAGTTATTTCTTAATTCAGAAATTATTTTTTCTTTAGCATCATCATCGACCAAAAGTGTAACAGAAGCCGGATCGGTAGCCAAATTGTCCTCGTTTAATAATTGTTGTGTACTTAATGAAGTAGGGAAGAAGCCATCAGTAACAGGATTGACACTATCTGCAAGCAACATTGTTTTTGCTTCGGCTGCGATTAATTTAATTCCCAAGTTTTCTTTATTTTTTAATAAATCAAAAGCAATCTCACGTGAAAATGTATCTTGATATTCTTTTCCCCAAGTTCTGTAGGGGATGTGTCCAAGTGCACCATTAAAATTAATCATGGGCGTTTTTATTTTCAATTCATCATAGTAATTTTTGGAGATACGATACGGGCGACCAGTGACAATCGAAACAATATGTCCCGCTTTACTCGCCTTTTGTAGAACACTAATAGTTCTTGAACTAATAAGTGAATCAGCATTCAGCGTTGTTCCATCTAAATCTAATGCGATTAGTTTTTTTTCCAAATTAACACCTCGTTTATGAAAACTTGTAGAATTTAAGATACCATAAAAACACTAATTTTACTAGAGTTCGGCACAAACAACGGTGTATAATTAATACATAATTATATGGAGGCGATAGCATAATGATGATTGTTGAAACAAAAAGCATCGAAAATATTCCTGTTCTGGAGGTTGTCTTGGCTGACAGGAAAGAGGATAGTCTACCGCTAGTAATCTTTTATCATGGTTGGACTGGTTGCAAAGAGCGCGTCTTGACACAAGGTTACGAAATTGCTAAGAAGGGTTTTCGTGTTATTTTACCGGATGCATTATATCATGGTGACCGAGAAGTTGGTGGACCAGCAGAAGACCATCAAATACAATTTTGGCAAATAATTGCGAATTCTGTTAAAGAATTTCCGGTATTGGTTAATTTTTATAAAAAAGAATTTGGTATAAAAGATAATAAAATAGGAGTTAGTGGATTATCAATGGGTGGGATAACCACTTGTGCTCTTTTAAATATTTATTCAGAGATAACCGCAGCAGTATGTTTGATGGGTTCACCTCGTCCTGTAGAGTTTGCAAGAATTTTATTAGGTAAAATACCTGGGGTGCAGGATGTGGATCCGGCATATGTTGAAAAAGAACTTGAACAATTATCAATTATTGATTTATCTATGAATCCACAAAAAATTGCTGGAAGACCAGTACATTTTTGGCATGCAACTGGAGATCGAATGGTTCCTTACAAACCTACTAAGGAATTTTATGATCGGATAAAGGACCATTCATATGCGGAAAATGTTACTTTTAGTACAACTCAGGGTGGTGGACACAAGGTTTCTCAGGCAACAACTGTGGAAATGGCAAATAAATTTGCTGAATATTTTGACTAAATCTAAAACGGGGGATCCGGTATGGCTAGTAGAAATGTTGAAGATGTAAAAGATGAAATTATTGAAAAATTAGAAAATGTAATTGATCCCGAATTAGGTATAGATATTGTGAATTTGGGATTAATTTACGAGATAGATCTTGATTCAGTTGGAGCATGTGAAATAAAAATGACACTTACAACAATGGGTTGCCCATTAACTGATGTTTTGGCTGAAATGATTGAACGCGAGCTTCAGCCAATCGCTGAAATCAAGCAAGTAAATATTAACTTTGTTTGGGAGCCAGCGTGGACAATTGATAAGATGACAAGATATGCAAAGATGGCTTTGGGGATTCATTAAAAAGGCTAGGAGACAAAATAATTGTTAACTAAAAGACTATGTTTACTTCTATATACTGCTGTACTTGCTATAGCAAGTGTTTTTCTTTTTGTAAAAATTCAACAAAGAAGTTTAATAATCCAATTGGATAATCACAATTTGTCTGCGGCAGCATATCATGTTACTTTAAAAGACAAAAATACAATTTGGGACGTTACACAAGCAGTTGAAAAAAATAAGAAAATTAAGAACGTTCAAATTCATTTCCAAGATAAAAAAAACAAGCATTTAACTTATTTTTTCGGTACCGGATCTTTTGGTGTTCCACCAATGATCAATGGTAGTTTCTTTGGTAGCGGAACTTTTAATTCAGAGGTTGAAGTAGCAGTTGTTGGAAAAAATTATGAGAAGAAGCTCTACGAGCCAAAAGACCAGGAATATTTAAAAATTGGTAAAAAGTATATTCCTGTATTAGGAGTGATGGGGGATAAATATTCATCACAATTAGATAAGCAAATTTTCATAGCACCAAGTATTGAAAAAAGTAAAAAATTGATTGCTAATAATTATCGAATAATAATTGATGGGAAAAAAGCACTAAATAAAAATATATTGAAAACAGTATTGAAGGCAAAAACAGTTGAACACTTGAAACAAAAACATTTCTTGATTAATCAAGATTCATGGATATTAGATCATTTTCAAGAGCTGCTAATGCTGGCTGGATTATTTATATTACTTATATTTGGGGCATTGATTTGGATAATCGGTAATATAAATCGGAATCGTAGTTTCCTGAACCTAGGTAAGGAACCTTTGCAGTTATTATTTGAAGAATGGGAATTTTATACATTGTTAACAGGTTTGGGAACAATTTTTGGGGTAATGGGTGGAATGCTTATTACAGAATTAACTAACTATATACCATTGTTAATTTATAACATGGTCAGTTTTGTTTTAACGAATATCTTTTATATTTTACTGTTAAGAAAAAGAGTAATAAGTCTGAATAGG
Above is a window of Liquorilactobacillus hordei DSM 19519 DNA encoding:
- a CDS encoding phosphatase PAP2 family protein, with the translated sequence MNYSAKKKLFSVSAIVCVVLLLIASFSDLAISNAVINYNSIFGTIFQTLGEFPVYCIFVLCGEIAMAYALRNLNSLLFSGVLFIGGLSLSLWQLKQYLIEVESYTLSALSNIHAGKDMGLANSDAATAKLSVGVAILIWLISYIIITVLVQYWMAKNDDSQLNRYLILAIFASLTVWFALEINLTLKDTWGRVRPYELSSSQKEFTPWLHPNGINGYKSFPSGHTMAGTLCIVFSWFATQPQLRKRLWVAGIVYGILLAISRVIIGAHFLSDVTFSFFLTATIIFVMRELYDRLLSEELKI
- a CDS encoding Cof-type HAD-IIB family hydrolase, with protein sequence MEKKLIALDLDGTTLNADSLISSRTISVLQKASKAGHIVSIVTGRPYRISKNYYDELKIKTPMINFNGALGHIPYRTWGKEYQDTFSREIAFDLLKNKENLGIKLIAAEAKTMLLADSVNPVTDGFFPTSLSTQQLLNEDNLATDPASVTLLVDDDAKEKIISELRNNYGDYIEIGVWGGKNPILELAPKGITKEKGVRLLANNYNIDRKNIIAFGDEHNDYEMIDYAGWGVVMKNGTDALKKISNDITELDNTQDGLANYLENYLKLAE
- a CDS encoding alpha/beta fold hydrolase produces the protein MMIVETKSIENIPVLEVVLADRKEDSLPLVIFYHGWTGCKERVLTQGYEIAKKGFRVILPDALYHGDREVGGPAEDHQIQFWQIIANSVKEFPVLVNFYKKEFGIKDNKIGVSGLSMGGITTCALLNIYSEITAAVCLMGSPRPVEFARILLGKIPGVQDVDPAYVEKELEQLSIIDLSMNPQKIAGRPVHFWHATGDRMVPYKPTKEFYDRIKDHSYAENVTFSTTQGGGHKVSQATTVEMANKFAEYFD
- a CDS encoding metal-sulfur cluster assembly factor, translated to MASRNVEDVKDEIIEKLENVIDPELGIDIVNLGLIYEIDLDSVGACEIKMTLTTMGCPLTDVLAEMIERELQPIAEIKQVNINFVWEPAWTIDKMTRYAKMALGIH
- a CDS encoding ABC transporter permease, whose translation is MLTKRLCLLLYTAVLAIASVFLFVKIQQRSLIIQLDNHNLSAAAYHVTLKDKNTIWDVTQAVEKNKKIKNVQIHFQDKKNKHLTYFFGTGSFGVPPMINGSFFGSGTFNSEVEVAVVGKNYEKKLYEPKDQEYLKIGKKYIPVLGVMGDKYSSQLDKQIFIAPSIEKSKKLIANNYRIIIDGKKALNKNILKTVLKAKTVEHLKQKHFLINQDSWILDHFQELLMLAGLFILLIFGALIWIIGNINRNRSFLNLGKEPLQLLFEEWEFYTLLTGLGTIFGVMGGMLITELTNYIPLLIYNMVSFVLTNIFYILLLRKRVISLNRS